A window of the Halichoerus grypus chromosome 2, mHalGry1.hap1.1, whole genome shotgun sequence genome harbors these coding sequences:
- the DHRS7B gene encoding dehydrogenase/reductase SDR family member 7B isoform X1, whose protein sequence is MVTEATRKSLLKVRLMDFLTSTAILPLLFGCVGVFSLFKLLQRMRTNAYLRNAVVVITGATSGLGRECARVFYTAGAKLVLCGRNREALEELTEELAASLATKVQTHRPYTVTFDLADPGAIVAATAEILQRFGHVDVLLNNAGISYRGAIVDTATDVDKKVMETNYFGPVALTKALLPSMIKRRQGHIVVISSIQGKISIPFRSAYAASKHATQAFFDCLRAEMEQYEIAVTVISPGYIHTNLSLNAVTADGSTYGVMDKTTAQGRSPVEVARDVLAAVGKKKKDVILADLLPSLAIYLRTLAPGLFFSLMASRARKERKSKNS, encoded by the exons GAAGAGTCTGCTGAAGGTGAGGCTCATGGACTTTCTTACCTCCACGGCCATCCTGCCCCTGCTGTTTGGCTGTGTGGGCGTCTTCAGCCTCTTCAAGCTGCTGCAGCGGATGCGCACGAACGCCTACCTGCGGAACGCCGTGGTGGTCATCACGGGTGCTACCTCAGGCCTGGGGCGAG AATGCGCCAGAGTCTTCTACACTGCGGGTGCTAAGCTGGTGCTCTGCGGCCGAAACCGGGAGGCCCTGGAAGAGCTCACCGAAGAACTTGCTGCTTCTCTGGCCACCAAG GTGCAGACACACCGGCCTTACACGGTGACCTTTGACCTCGCCGACCCTGGGGCCATTGTCGCAGCAACGGCGGAGATCCTGCAGCGCTTCGGCCACGTGGACGTGCTCCTCAACAACGCCGGCATCAGCTACCGCGGCGCCATCGTGGACACCGCCACGGACGTGGATAAGAAAGTCATGGAGACGAACTACTTTGGCCCAGTTGCTCTAACGAAAG CGCTCCTGCCCTCCATGATCAAAAGACGACAAGGCCACATTGTTGTGATCAGCAGCATCCAGGGCAAAATCAGCATTCCCTTCCGATCAGCAT ATGCAGCCTCCAAACATGCAACCCAGGCATTCTTTGACTGTCTTCGTGCCGAGATGGAGCAGTATGAGATCGCGGTGACTGTCATCAGCCCGGGCTACATCCACACCAACCTCTCTCTCAATGCTGTCACTGCCGACGGGTCCACATATGGAG ttatGGACAAGACCACGGCCCAAGGCCGAAGCCCTGTGGAGGTGGCCCGAGATGTTCTGGCTGCcgtggggaagaaaaagaaggatgtGATCCTGGCCGACCTGTTGCCTTCCTTGGCCATTTATCTGCGAACTCTGGCTCCTGGGCTCTTCTTCAGCCTCATGGCCTCCAGGGCCAGAAAGGAGAGGAAGTCCAAGAACTCCTAG
- the DHRS7B gene encoding dehydrogenase/reductase SDR family member 7B isoform X2, whose product MDFLTSTAILPLLFGCVGVFSLFKLLQRMRTNAYLRNAVVVITGATSGLGRECARVFYTAGAKLVLCGRNREALEELTEELAASLATKVQTHRPYTVTFDLADPGAIVAATAEILQRFGHVDVLLNNAGISYRGAIVDTATDVDKKVMETNYFGPVALTKALLPSMIKRRQGHIVVISSIQGKISIPFRSAYAASKHATQAFFDCLRAEMEQYEIAVTVISPGYIHTNLSLNAVTADGSTYGVMDKTTAQGRSPVEVARDVLAAVGKKKKDVILADLLPSLAIYLRTLAPGLFFSLMASRARKERKSKNS is encoded by the exons ATGGACTTTCTTACCTCCACGGCCATCCTGCCCCTGCTGTTTGGCTGTGTGGGCGTCTTCAGCCTCTTCAAGCTGCTGCAGCGGATGCGCACGAACGCCTACCTGCGGAACGCCGTGGTGGTCATCACGGGTGCTACCTCAGGCCTGGGGCGAG AATGCGCCAGAGTCTTCTACACTGCGGGTGCTAAGCTGGTGCTCTGCGGCCGAAACCGGGAGGCCCTGGAAGAGCTCACCGAAGAACTTGCTGCTTCTCTGGCCACCAAG GTGCAGACACACCGGCCTTACACGGTGACCTTTGACCTCGCCGACCCTGGGGCCATTGTCGCAGCAACGGCGGAGATCCTGCAGCGCTTCGGCCACGTGGACGTGCTCCTCAACAACGCCGGCATCAGCTACCGCGGCGCCATCGTGGACACCGCCACGGACGTGGATAAGAAAGTCATGGAGACGAACTACTTTGGCCCAGTTGCTCTAACGAAAG CGCTCCTGCCCTCCATGATCAAAAGACGACAAGGCCACATTGTTGTGATCAGCAGCATCCAGGGCAAAATCAGCATTCCCTTCCGATCAGCAT ATGCAGCCTCCAAACATGCAACCCAGGCATTCTTTGACTGTCTTCGTGCCGAGATGGAGCAGTATGAGATCGCGGTGACTGTCATCAGCCCGGGCTACATCCACACCAACCTCTCTCTCAATGCTGTCACTGCCGACGGGTCCACATATGGAG ttatGGACAAGACCACGGCCCAAGGCCGAAGCCCTGTGGAGGTGGCCCGAGATGTTCTGGCTGCcgtggggaagaaaaagaaggatgtGATCCTGGCCGACCTGTTGCCTTCCTTGGCCATTTATCTGCGAACTCTGGCTCCTGGGCTCTTCTTCAGCCTCATGGCCTCCAGGGCCAGAAAGGAGAGGAAGTCCAAGAACTCCTAG